The Spirosoma sp. SC4-14 DNA window GGCCCAGCAACTCCATGGGCGGAGCCACTACCTGCGCATTACCGATTAGCCCCATCCGCTCCGTAAACTGCAGACAGGGTGGCCGATCATCGAGCGGAATAAATAGAATCCGCGCACTAAAACCCGGCTCTTTGCTGGCAAATGCCGACAAGCGTAAGCCAGCCAAAAGCACAAGAAGGGTTAGGAATCGAGTCATATAGAAAAGAGGTTGGTTAATGTTTGGTCATTGGGTATTGGTCATTAGTTACTGCTCATTTGTATTTGCTAATGACCAATACCTAATGACTAATCACCGCCTTATAGCCATTGAGTCCGTAAAACAAGATGTATCCGTAGCAGGCAATGGGCAACAGGAAAGCTACGGACCAGGTGAACTGATCGATCAGGAGTCCCTGGCAAAACGATACCACTGCACCGCCTGCAATAGCCGTCGAGAGCAGGCCGGAAGCCTGGGTAGTAAACCGGCCGAGACCCTGTACCGATAGTGAAAAAATGATAGCGAACATGATGGAGTTGCATAATCCCACAGCGATCATGGTCCAGACGGCCACATAACCCGTTGAATTGATCGAGATCGCCACCAGCGCCATGGCCACCGTAGCACAGATGGTCAGAATGACCGACGGCCTGATGGATTTGAGCAAGCCCGCGCCAATGAACCGGCCAACCAGCATGCTGCCCCAATAAAAAGCGACAAAGCTATTGGCCTCATTCTCGGAAATCTGTAAGGTATCGGCAATGTAGTTGGTCAGAAAGGTGCCGATAGACACCTCCGCCCCGACATAACAGAAAATACCGCCGATGCCAAACCGCAAATTCCGAAACGAAAAAACGGTTTTCCCTGCTACCGTTACGCTCGTTTCGCTACCTGTAGTCTTGATAACGGGCAGATTAAGCCGCCAGACGACCAGGGCAATGCAAATCAGCAAAGCCGCAATACCCAGATACGGATACCGAACGGCATCGCCCGACGCATGGGATTGCGCCAGTGGTGCCAGAATAAAATAGGCACCAAACAACGGCGCCACCGTTGTCCCCATCGACCCAACGCCCTGAATCAGCGTCAGCCGGGCTGATGCTGTTTTGGCTGGCCCCAGCACGGTTATGTAAGGATTGGCCGCCACCTGCAACAGCACAATACCGATGGCAATCACGAACAGAGCCGCCAGAAACAACGAATACAGATGCAGGGCCGAGGCCGGAAAAAACAGAACTGCTCCCAATCCAGCAATACCGAACCCCATCACCATACCAGCCTTGTAGCCCACTTTTTCAACAATTCGGCCGGC harbors:
- a CDS encoding sugar MFS transporter; this encodes MANVPLQTITVEEPTAQGRQNYTPALLSLAVLYFMMGFITCLNDTLVPFFRKGFSLTYSQSSLVQFYFFLTYGIMSIPAGRIVEKVGYKAGMVMGFGIAGLGAVLFFPASALHLYSLFLAALFVIAIGIVLLQVAANPYITVLGPAKTASARLTLIQGVGSMGTTVAPLFGAYFILAPLAQSHASGDAVRYPYLGIAALLICIALVVWRLNLPVIKTTGSETSVTVAGKTVFSFRNLRFGIGGIFCYVGAEVSIGTFLTNYIADTLQISENEANSFVAFYWGSMLVGRFIGAGLLKSIRPSVILTICATVAMALVAISINSTGYVAVWTMIAVGLCNSIMFAIIFSLSVQGLGRFTTQASGLLSTAIAGGAVVSFCQGLLIDQFTWSVAFLLPIACYGYILFYGLNGYKAVISH